In Longimicrobiales bacterium, a genomic segment contains:
- a CDS encoding C40 family peptidase — MKKVQNIIERIRAEHVPDFRSGIFDIRLETRDGQLVLTGETTDIAAAERLLAEAGKAAGGRIIDEIMRLPDPALGTGVHGVVRAAIVPVYLDPALPAAQISQLVLGMRFDLLARRGDWLRVRAEDGYLGWIHEGYVRLGEREWAEQWERGSYGEPVVSLGAELVDDDGNALARLPWGARVLRFGSTYELPDGRRGTIGTGEIIDVDRLADRFPARGDSIARTARRWHGTPYLWGGVTMSGADCSGFAQAVMWMHGIALPRDSDLQARIGVHVEPGNDFSSVRPGDLLFFAEHSARVSHVAISLGGASIIHSALGNGGVAVNAMTGDLDFENRLRRLFTEVRRLLPD, encoded by the coding sequence ATGAAGAAGGTCCAGAACATCATCGAACGGATCCGTGCGGAGCACGTTCCCGATTTCCGCTCCGGCATCTTCGACATCAGGCTGGAAACGCGCGACGGCCAGCTCGTGCTCACCGGCGAGACGACGGACATCGCGGCCGCCGAGCGGCTCCTGGCCGAAGCCGGCAAGGCGGCCGGCGGCCGCATCATCGACGAGATCATGCGGCTGCCGGACCCCGCGCTCGGGACCGGCGTACACGGCGTCGTGCGCGCGGCCATCGTGCCCGTCTACCTCGATCCCGCACTCCCCGCCGCCCAGATCTCCCAGCTCGTGCTCGGCATGCGTTTCGACCTGCTCGCACGGCGCGGTGACTGGCTGCGCGTGCGGGCCGAGGACGGCTACCTGGGCTGGATCCACGAGGGCTACGTCCGGCTCGGTGAGCGCGAATGGGCCGAACAGTGGGAGCGCGGATCCTACGGCGAGCCCGTCGTCTCACTCGGCGCCGAGCTGGTCGACGACGACGGCAACGCGCTCGCGCGCCTCCCCTGGGGCGCACGCGTGCTCCGCTTCGGCAGCACGTACGAGCTGCCCGACGGACGCCGCGGCACGATCGGCACCGGTGAGATCATCGACGTCGACCGCCTCGCAGACCGTTTTCCCGCCCGCGGCGACAGCATCGCACGCACCGCCCGCCGCTGGCACGGAACGCCCTACCTCTGGGGCGGCGTCACCATGAGCGGCGCCGACTGCTCCGGCTTTGCGCAGGCCGTCATGTGGATGCATGGCATCGCGCTCCCCCGCGACTCCGACCTGCAGGCCCGCATCGGCGTGCATGTCGAGCCCGGCAACGATTTCAGCTCCGTCCGTCCCGGCGACCTGCTCTTCTTCGCCGAACATTCCGCCCGCGTCTCGCACGTCGCGATCTCACTTGGCGGCGCATCGATCATCCACTCCGCCCTGGGCAACGGCGGAGTCGCGGTGAACGCGATGACGGGGGACCTGGATTTCGAGAACCGACTGCGGCGACTGTTTACCGAGGTGCGGCGGCTGCTGCCGGATTGA